A genomic segment from Paraburkholderia hayleyella encodes:
- a CDS encoding MATE family efflux transporter gives MPNTVATRPPTYSRHAIDTARLAAPLAIAQLSQMAMGVTDTILLGSLGPDALAAGGLSANLFFVVVTLLQGVLTSVSVTVSHARGAQAEDRVPHIYWTGFVLSVLLSIPAFILLSFTTPILLAFGEPPLLAHNVGEYAAVLRWGTLGSLIGIGLMRSFLPAIGAAKRLLWVSIGGVGVNAFLNYGLIHGAFGLPHMGFLGSAMATMITVWLSAIVLMTLLHLRPRYRHFVVARRPNLPLMSELFGLGWPVAITYGVEAMLFLATGLMVGLLGEAPLAAHQIALNIASVAFMVPLAIGQAANVRVGYWAGAGQPLAARHAGFVAIALGVAFMGLSGLVMVIAPHTIVGLYLNLDKPSNATTIALANSLLAVAAVFQIVDGMQTVCSGCLRGLKDTRIPMLAAAFGYWGIGFPTGYVLAFHFGLGPRGLWWGLAAGLASVALLMTLRFHRLSLRLVPAVPQLPQ, from the coding sequence ATGCCCAATACCGTCGCCACCCGTCCTCCCACTTACTCGCGCCACGCGATCGATACCGCACGCCTCGCCGCGCCTCTAGCCATCGCCCAGCTCTCGCAGATGGCCATGGGGGTCACCGACACGATCCTGCTCGGCTCGCTCGGCCCGGATGCGCTTGCCGCCGGCGGCCTGAGCGCCAATCTCTTTTTCGTGGTGGTGACGCTGCTGCAAGGCGTACTGACTTCAGTCAGCGTCACGGTCTCACATGCACGCGGCGCACAAGCCGAAGACCGTGTGCCACATATTTACTGGACGGGGTTCGTGCTATCGGTACTGCTCTCCATTCCTGCTTTCATTTTGCTGTCGTTCACCACACCCATTTTGCTGGCGTTCGGCGAGCCTCCCCTGCTGGCGCACAACGTCGGTGAATACGCGGCCGTGCTGCGCTGGGGCACGCTCGGCAGCCTCATCGGAATCGGCCTGATGCGTTCGTTTTTGCCCGCGATTGGCGCGGCCAAACGGCTGCTATGGGTGTCGATCGGAGGCGTGGGGGTCAATGCCTTTCTCAACTACGGCCTGATTCACGGCGCGTTTGGCTTGCCGCACATGGGCTTTCTCGGCTCCGCGATGGCCACCATGATTACTGTCTGGCTCAGCGCCATCGTACTCATGACATTGCTACATCTGCGGCCGCGCTACCGCCATTTCGTCGTGGCGCGGCGGCCAAACCTGCCGCTAATGAGCGAGCTATTTGGTCTCGGCTGGCCGGTAGCGATCACCTACGGCGTCGAAGCCATGCTCTTTCTCGCTACCGGCCTGATGGTCGGGCTGCTCGGCGAAGCGCCGCTGGCGGCGCACCAGATCGCGCTGAATATCGCCTCGGTGGCCTTTATGGTGCCGCTCGCCATCGGCCAGGCCGCCAATGTCCGGGTAGGCTACTGGGCAGGCGCGGGGCAACCGCTAGCCGCACGGCATGCGGGGTTTGTCGCCATTGCGCTGGGCGTGGCGTTCATGGGGCTTTCGGGCCTCGTCATGGTCATCGCACCGCATACGATCGTCGGGCTGTATCTGAACCTCGACAAACCATCGAATGCCACGACCATCGCCCTCGCCAATTCGTTGCTGGCTGTGGCTGCGGTCTTTCAGATCGTCGACGGGATGCAGACCGTGTGTTCAGGCTGCCTGCGCGGCCTGAAAGACACGCGTATCCCCATGCTCGCGGCAGCCTTTGGCTACTGGGGCATTGGCTTTCCCACCGGCTACGTGCTGGCGTTTCATTTCGGCCTCGGACCACGCGGGCTGTGGTGGGGGCTAGCGGCGGGGCTGGCCAGTGTCGCGCTGTTGATGACGCTGCGCTTTCACCGTTTGAGCTTGCGGCTCGTGCCCGCCGTGCCCCAGTTGCCGCAATAA
- a CDS encoding RNA-binding S4 domain-containing protein, with amino-acid sequence MPNLHFTLTGDYVELHNLLKLTGLADSGGSAKLLVASGEVKVDGQTERRKTCKVRAGQVVLFGDTRIAVQES; translated from the coding sequence ATGCCCAACCTTCATTTCACGCTGACCGGCGATTACGTCGAATTGCATAATCTGCTCAAGCTGACCGGTCTGGCGGACAGTGGTGGTTCAGCCAAGTTGCTGGTGGCGTCGGGAGAGGTCAAGGTCGATGGCCAGACCGAACGGCGCAAGACCTGCAAGGTGCGTGCCGGCCAGGTCGTACTGTTCGGCGACACCCGCATCGCCGTACAGGAAAGCTGA
- a CDS encoding DUF4088 family protein, whose amino-acid sequence MGQITLSLKDEIIKSLRRDFEAFVRVSLKLDPQFATPSFEDFLRAKLLDNMVPLTEHAVQHMLQNGHYAWAKRTLEKEFPDVVTILMRQAGEFGFGFAARPEWTPEMLAQQCHAWAAAIVNEAQADGTLVEPLAAQIRQSVQDIQVLEENMQTPAWRLTEALRQRVYEAKVACETSVGSTAREKLGELRGLLRLGVSHGLFQKQEAQQVMEYLRLLKPEIFIEEPYDVFTRLAAWLRQLFTAPAPAKTPGT is encoded by the coding sequence ATGGGCCAGATCACCCTTTCACTTAAAGACGAGATCATCAAGTCGCTGCGCCGGGACTTCGAGGCTTTTGTCCGGGTATCGCTCAAGCTCGATCCGCAATTCGCCACCCCTTCCTTCGAAGATTTTCTACGCGCCAAACTGCTCGACAACATGGTGCCGCTGACCGAGCACGCCGTGCAACACATGCTCCAGAACGGCCACTATGCCTGGGCCAAGCGCACGCTCGAAAAAGAGTTTCCGGACGTCGTCACCATCCTGATGCGCCAGGCGGGTGAATTTGGCTTTGGTTTCGCCGCTCGTCCGGAGTGGACGCCGGAGATGCTGGCTCAACAGTGCCACGCATGGGCCGCGGCGATCGTCAACGAAGCGCAGGCCGATGGCACGCTTGTCGAGCCGCTTGCCGCCCAGATCCGGCAATCGGTGCAAGACATTCAGGTACTGGAAGAAAACATGCAAACGCCGGCATGGCGTCTCACGGAAGCGCTGCGGCAACGGGTATACGAAGCGAAGGTCGCATGCGAAACCAGTGTGGGCAGCACCGCCCGCGAAAAACTGGGCGAACTGCGCGGGCTACTGCGGCTTGGCGTATCGCATGGTTTGTTTCAGAAGCAGGAAGCGCAGCAAGTCATGGAATATCTGCGGCTACTGAAACCCGAAATTTTTATCGAAGAGCCCTACGACGTGTTCACCAGGCTCGCGGCGTGGCTGCGCCAGCTTTTCACCGCACCGGCGCCCGCGAAGACGCCTGGCACTTGA
- a CDS encoding AzlD domain-containing protein: MNYVLLILGMALITWLVRAAVFVLGERLVFPPLLRTALSFVPVTVLTAIIVPMTVAPHGAEAELTWRNPQLVGALAAVLVSALTRRPLLTIALGLAVFFAWQGLVLR; this comes from the coding sequence ATGAACTATGTGTTGTTGATTCTCGGCATGGCGCTGATCACCTGGCTGGTTCGCGCGGCGGTATTCGTGCTAGGTGAGCGCCTGGTATTTCCTCCACTGCTGCGCACCGCGCTCAGTTTCGTGCCCGTCACCGTGCTGACGGCAATCATCGTCCCGATGACGGTTGCCCCGCATGGCGCAGAAGCGGAACTCACCTGGCGCAATCCGCAGCTTGTCGGTGCGCTGGCGGCGGTGCTGGTCAGCGCATTGACACGCCGCCCGCTGCTGACCATCGCGCTGGGGCTGGCGGTGTTTTTCGCGTGGCAAGGCCTGGTTCTGCGCTAA
- a CDS encoding AzlC family ABC transporter permease, whose amino-acid sequence MIVGAAPFGMIFGTLVASGPLHLWQGQLMSLAVFAGSAQFIALGLIASHASFAVILATTLVINLRHVLYSATLSPYVSHLPLRWRWVLGGLLTDEVFAVAWAHYRRHPPGPVSPYYFLGSGVSMYVNWQIWTLAGLLFGAAFPGLQSLGLDFAMVATFIAIVVPQLVALRYLAAAATAGVLAFCWQGWPYKLGLLGAVLAGVIVGVVLSWRHPAQAPATESAP is encoded by the coding sequence ATGATCGTCGGCGCGGCGCCATTCGGCATGATCTTCGGCACGCTCGTCGCCTCCGGGCCGCTGCATCTCTGGCAAGGACAGTTGATGTCGCTTGCGGTGTTCGCCGGGTCCGCCCAGTTCATCGCGCTCGGCCTGATTGCCAGTCATGCCAGCTTCGCCGTGATTCTCGCCACCACCCTGGTCATCAATCTGCGTCACGTGCTCTACAGCGCAACCCTGTCGCCGTATGTCTCGCATCTGCCGCTGCGCTGGCGCTGGGTACTCGGCGGGCTGCTGACCGATGAGGTTTTCGCCGTGGCGTGGGCTCATTACCGGCGACATCCACCCGGCCCTGTCAGCCCGTACTATTTTCTCGGCTCCGGCGTTTCGATGTATGTGAACTGGCAAATCTGGACGCTGGCGGGCCTTCTGTTTGGTGCCGCATTTCCGGGGCTGCAATCGCTCGGGCTCGACTTTGCCATGGTGGCCACCTTTATCGCCATCGTCGTGCCACAGCTCGTCGCGCTGCGCTATCTGGCGGCTGCCGCGACGGCGGGCGTGCTGGCATTTTGCTGGCAGGGCTGGCCTTACAAGCTCGGCTTGCTCGGCGCGGTGCTAGCAGGTGTGATCGTTGGGGTGGTGCTGTCCTGGCGGCACCCCGCCCAAGCTCCAGCAACGGAGTCTGCACCATGA
- a CDS encoding CreA family protein, producing MKAPLFRLSLAVAATAFTLSFAHSEELASVNTHFRVMGSDRVVVEAYDDPLVTGVTCYVSRARTGGVKGTLGIAEDPTEASLACRQVGPLSFAGPLRQQSVVFSERMSLIFKTLHVVRVVDTKRNTLVYLTYSDRVISGSAKNSVSAVPVPAATPIPLK from the coding sequence ATGAAAGCCCCCCTGTTCCGCCTGTCGCTTGCCGTAGCCGCCACAGCCTTTACGCTTTCCTTCGCCCACAGCGAAGAACTCGCCAGCGTCAACACGCATTTCCGCGTCATGGGTTCCGACCGCGTCGTGGTCGAAGCCTACGATGATCCGCTCGTCACAGGCGTCACCTGCTATGTCTCACGGGCGCGCACGGGTGGCGTCAAGGGCACGCTCGGCATCGCAGAAGATCCGACCGAGGCATCGCTGGCCTGCCGCCAGGTCGGGCCCCTGAGCTTCGCCGGGCCACTTCGGCAACAGTCGGTGGTGTTCTCCGAACGCATGTCGCTGATCTTCAAGACACTGCATGTCGTGCGGGTGGTGGATACCAAACGGAATACCCTGGTTTATCTGACCTATAGCGACCGTGTGATCAGCGGCAGCGCAAAAAATAGCGTCAGCGCCGTGCCTGTTCCGGCGGCCACGCCCATTCCATTGAAGTAA
- the fdxA gene encoding ferredoxin FdxA, with product MTHVVTESCIQCRYTDCVDVCPVDCFREGPNFLAIDPDECIDCAVCVAECPVNAIYAEEDVPGDQQKFIALNAELAQGWPSITKTKAPLPQADEFKDVSAKLALLER from the coding sequence ATGACTCACGTTGTGACCGAAAGCTGCATCCAGTGCCGCTATACCGACTGCGTTGATGTATGCCCGGTGGACTGCTTCCGTGAAGGTCCGAACTTCCTTGCGATCGACCCCGACGAATGCATCGACTGTGCAGTCTGCGTCGCCGAATGTCCGGTCAATGCGATCTACGCAGAAGAAGACGTCCCTGGCGACCAGCAGAAGTTCATCGCCCTGAATGCCGAACTCGCTCAAGGCTGGCCCAGCATCACAAAAACCAAAGCCCCCTTGCCGCAAGCCGACGAGTTCAAGGACGTTAGCGCCAAGCTCGCCCTGCTCGAACGCTAA
- the pncB gene encoding nicotinate phosphoribosyltransferase, with protein sequence MIITSLLDTDLYKFTMMQVVLHHFPAASVEYRFRCRTPDIDLVPYIGEIRDEVRKLCQLRFTADELEYLRGMRFIKGDFIDFLALFHLNEKLVSITPSAKGNGEIDIEINGPWLHTILFEIPLLAIVNEVYFRHTQQQPDYSEGRERLAEKIGLLGGRPEFAECNIADYGTRRRFSKRWHEEVIATLKSGLGAQLAGTSNVFYAMKHGLTPLGTMAHEYLQACQALGPRLRDSQIFGFEVWAREYRGDLGIALSDVYGMQAFLRDFDMYFCKLFDGARHDSGDPFDWGERLLNHYEANRCDPRTKVLVFSDALDIPKVIQLYERFRGRCKLAFGVGTNLTNDLGYRPLQIVIKMVRCNGQPVAKLSDSPGKNMCDDPAYLAYLRQVFGIATPAQTAS encoded by the coding sequence ATGATCATTACTTCGCTGCTCGATACCGACTTGTACAAGTTCACGATGATGCAAGTGGTTTTGCATCACTTTCCTGCGGCCAGTGTCGAATATCGTTTTCGTTGCCGTACGCCCGATATTGATCTGGTGCCATATATCGGCGAGATTCGAGACGAAGTGCGCAAGCTGTGCCAGTTGCGCTTTACGGCGGACGAGCTCGAGTATTTGCGGGGCATGCGCTTTATCAAGGGCGATTTCATCGACTTTCTGGCGCTGTTTCATCTCAATGAAAAACTGGTGTCGATCACGCCTTCCGCCAAGGGTAATGGCGAAATCGATATCGAGATCAACGGGCCCTGGCTGCACACCATCCTCTTTGAGATTCCATTGCTGGCGATCGTCAATGAGGTGTATTTCCGCCATACGCAGCAGCAGCCGGACTATAGCGAAGGGCGCGAGCGCTTGGCGGAGAAGATTGGTTTGCTAGGCGGGCGGCCCGAATTCGCTGAATGCAACATCGCCGATTACGGCACGCGCCGACGTTTTTCGAAACGCTGGCACGAGGAAGTGATCGCCACGCTGAAGTCCGGCCTTGGCGCACAGCTCGCGGGCACCAGCAACGTTTTTTATGCCATGAAGCATGGCCTGACGCCGCTGGGCACGATGGCGCATGAGTATCTCCAGGCGTGCCAGGCGCTCGGGCCGCGCTTGCGCGATTCGCAGATCTTCGGCTTCGAAGTCTGGGCGCGGGAATATCGCGGTGATCTCGGCATTGCATTGTCGGACGTCTACGGCATGCAGGCGTTTTTACGCGATTTCGACATGTATTTCTGCAAACTCTTCGATGGCGCGCGGCATGACTCTGGCGATCCGTTCGACTGGGGCGAGCGGCTTTTGAACCACTACGAAGCCAACCGCTGCGATCCCCGGACCAAGGTGCTGGTGTTTTCCGATGCGCTGGATATCCCGAAGGTGATCCAGCTTTACGAACGGTTTCGCGGGCGCTGCAAGCTCGCGTTCGGCGTTGGCACGAACCTGACCAATGATCTGGGCTATCGGCCGTTGCAGATCGTGATCAAGATGGTGCGCTGTAACGGCCAGCCCGTGGCGAAGCTGTCCGATTCGCCGGGCAAGAACATGTGCGATGACCCGGCGTATCTCGCTTATCTGCGTCAGGTTTTTGGCATCGCCACCCCCGCGCAAACGGCCAGTTGA
- a CDS encoding LutC/YkgG family protein, whose product MNTSIARRNILARIRAAQGRPAQPSDAERDLVTDYLTRHPAGPRPALPDDPGTLYTRFCDEAQKMSTTLDTVATLHDAPAAVQRYLVQNGLPTDAVAWQTLSALPWAQAGLNVAFRPPVAGDLVGITGCFCATAETGSLVLLSGPDTWASAALLPETHLALVPASRIVAAHEEAFSLIRAEQGDLPRAVNFISGPSRTGDIEQTIVLGAHGPYRVHVIIVHDA is encoded by the coding sequence ATGAATACATCCATTGCGCGGCGCAATATCCTGGCGCGTATTCGCGCGGCCCAGGGACGCCCAGCACAACCTTCCGACGCCGAGCGCGATCTGGTCACCGATTATCTGACGCGTCATCCAGCGGGGCCACGTCCTGCGCTGCCCGATGATCCCGGCACGCTCTACACACGGTTTTGCGACGAAGCGCAAAAGATGTCCACGACGCTCGATACTGTCGCCACCTTGCATGACGCGCCGGCGGCGGTTCAGCGTTATCTGGTACAAAACGGCTTGCCCACTGACGCGGTGGCCTGGCAAACGCTTTCCGCTTTGCCCTGGGCGCAAGCCGGTCTCAATGTGGCGTTCCGTCCTCCTGTAGCAGGCGATCTGGTGGGCATCACCGGTTGCTTCTGTGCGACCGCGGAAACCGGCTCGCTGGTGCTGCTCTCGGGGCCGGACACCTGGGCGTCCGCGGCGCTGTTGCCGGAGACACATCTGGCGCTGGTGCCTGCTTCGCGGATCGTGGCGGCTCACGAAGAAGCCTTCAGCCTGATTCGCGCCGAGCAGGGAGACTTGCCGCGCGCGGTCAATTTCATTTCGGGTCCGTCGCGCACGGGCGACATCGAACAGACCATCGTGCTGGGCGCACATGGGCCGTATCGGGTTCACGTGATCATCGTGCACGACGCATAA